The following proteins come from a genomic window of Nothobranchius furzeri strain GRZ-AD chromosome 1, NfurGRZ-RIMD1, whole genome shotgun sequence:
- the LOC139066336 gene encoding spectrin alpha chain, non-erythrocytic 1-like — protein sequence MSDLSAYGSSIQALKEQAQSCRDLKANESRLRDINKVASELESEGLMAEEAPMVQAQQQEHLGSAPGKVHVVLRLNQNQTWCFCYHSFVCLFVYRMKPTLNTASPWKTVRLGVQTTANFNSIKVRGSSSLPV from the exons atgtcggacctgtcggcttatggcagcagcatccaggccctgaaggagcaggcccagtcctgcagg gacctgaaggccaacgagtcccgcctgagggacatcaacaaggtggcatctgaactggagtcagaaggtctgatggctgaggaggctcctatggttcaggctcag caacaagaacatctgggttctgctcctggaaaggtgcatgttgtcctccgcctcaaccagaaccagacgtggtgtttttgttaccactcatttgtttgtttgtttgtttacaggatgaagccgactcttaacacggcgtcaccctggaag accgtacggttgggcgttcagacgacggctaactttaattccatcaaggtaagaggaagctcttcccttcctgtctga